From Vicia villosa cultivar HV-30 ecotype Madison, WI unplaced genomic scaffold, Vvil1.0 ctg.000059F_1_1_1, whole genome shotgun sequence, a single genomic window includes:
- the LOC131623228 gene encoding ABC transporter G family member STR2, whose amino-acid sequence MVKGFGCSIWCGRGRLCIGGGCVSVWWRNSKNIRDGVGLVDGGWLLDNMGQKIEYGSSTLFWKDLWLDGISLKVRFSRMFDLTVNKMETIEEMNKLGWGIMARRGSGVGGFSTTSQGNLLDHLLEFGGLGDDKTCTINVKGQIKISLVDGDVHTLNDVIYVPELRKNLISLGSLQANGYSFRSDADRDIMGVSKGAMIVMPTRRNVCNIYKLLGGIVMGDVAYAETDNVETKLWHMRLGHLSECGMMKLHKKNLLMGVHICIIGKLEVYNQTGRKIKYFQSDNETGYTNKKFMHFCDENGIHRNFSVRKTPQHNGVAMRMRRTLAEKTRCLWLNDGLLKGFWVATLNMACGQVKLKRDCPLSPITDRYRQKYSEGARFKKMNTKLTKGHETVIDIKHKPVSFTGGLEFASLTYTVVKKKKIDGKFSNEDVDLLHDITGYAPKGCITAVMGPSGAGKSTLLDGLAGRIASGSLKGKVSLDGNSVNASLIKRTSAYIMQEDRLFPMLTVYETLMFAADFRLGPLSVADKRQRVEKLIEQLGLSSSRNTYIGDEGTRGVSGGERRRVSIGVDIIHGPSLLFLDEPTSGLDSTSALSVIEKVHDIARNGSTVILTIHQPSSRIQSLLDHLIILARGQLMFQGSFKDVTLHLNRMGRKVPKGENPIENLIDVIQEYDQNDVVGVEVLAEFARTGMKPPLLSDMEEIISFTNSVAPSPSVHRGSRNDEKSQDFSYSSQISRRSLNDEFDHSLRSSYNNTPMSWSASNSAAFFKFTPSRLKNENKVQKPSSQASPSPGYYTYSSEILPATPTPHSSDYTVNENDYLTPTNGSPEHLGPKFANSYIGETWILMRRNFINIRRTPELFLSRLMVLTFMGFMMATMFHNPKETLQGITNRLSFFIFTVCLFFFSSNDAVPAFIQERFIFIRETSHNAYRASSYTIASLITHMPFLALQALAYAAIVWFALQLRGPFIYFFLVLFISLLSTNSFVVFVSSVVPNYILGYAAVIAFTALFFLFCGYFLSSEDMPLYWRWMNKISTMTYPYEGLLMNQYQTNDTFGTNDGVPVTGFDILNSLHIGTEEFKKRNNVLIMLGWAVLYRILFYIILRFASKNQRS is encoded by the exons ATGGTAAAGGGTTTTGGGTGCTCAATTTGGTGTGGAAGGGGGCGATTATGTATTGGGGGAGGTTGTGTTTCTGTTTGGTGGAGGAATTCGAAAAACATAAGGGATGGAGTTGGTTTGGTCGATGGAGGGTGGTTGCTTGATAACATGGGTCAGAAGATTGAATATGGGTCTTCTACCCTGTTTTGGAAAGATCTTTGGCTTGATGGTATTTCATTGAAGGTTAGATTTagtagaatgtttgatttaacggTGAATAAGATGGAGACTATAGAAGAAATGAACAAGTTGGGGTGGGGGATAATGGCGAGGCGTGGAAGTGGCGTAGGAG GTTTCTCTACAACATCTCAAGGAAATTTATTGGACCATCTCTTAGAGTTTGGCGGGCTag GTGATGATAAAACTTGTACCATCAATGTAAAAGGGCAAATTAAAATTTCTTTGGTTGATGGTGATGTGCATACGTTGAATGATGTCATTTATGTTCCAGAATTGAGGAAGAACTTGATTTCTCTAGGTAGTCTTCAAGCGAATGGTTATTCATTCCGGTCAGATGCAGATAGAGACATCATGGGGGTTAGCAAGGGTGCAATGATAGTGATGCCGACAAGAAGGAATGTATGCAACATTTataagttgttagggggaatagttaTGGGTGATGTAGCATATGCTGAAACTGATAATGTTGAAACCAAACTGTGGCACATGCGTTTGGGTCATCTTAGTGAATGTGGCATGATGAAACTACATAAGAAAAATTTGCTTATGGGTGTTCACATTTGCATTATTGGA AAGCTAGAGGTTTATAACCAGACAGGGAGAAAAATAAAGTATTTTCAGTCTGATAATGAAACTGGATACACTAACAAGAAGTTCATGCATTTCTGTGATGAGAATGGAATCCATAGGAACTTTTCTGTGAGGAAGACACCACAACATAATGGTGTTGCAATGAGGATGAGAAGGACTCTGGCGGAGAAGACAAGGTGCCTTTGGTTGAATGATGGTCTTTTAAAAGGTTTCTGGGTAGCAACACTCAATATGGCATGTGGACAG GTGAAGTTGAAACGCGATTGTCCATTGTCTCCCATCACTGACCGATATAGACAGAAATATAGCGAAGGTGCAAGA TTCAAGAAAATGAACACAAAACTCACCAAAGGTCATGAAACTGTGATTGACATAAAGCATAAGCCTGTGAGTTTCACTGGTGGACTTGAGTTTGCGTCTCTTACTTACACCGtcgtaaagaagaagaaaatcgatGGGAAGTTTTCGAACGAAGACGTGGATTTGTTGCATGATATAACAGGTTATGCACCAAAGGGGTGTATCACTGCTGTAATGGGACCAAGTGGTGCTGGAAAATCTACTTTGTTGGATGGACTTGCTGGGAGGATTGCAAGTGGGAGTCTTAAGGGGAAAGTTTCGTTGGATGGAAATAGCGTGAATGCGAGTTTGATTAAGAGAACTTCTGCTTATATTATGCAAGAGGATAGGCTTTTTCCTATGCTTACTGTCTATGAAACTTTGATGTTTGCTGCTGATTTCAGATTGGGGCCATTGTCAGTTGCTGATAAGAGGCAGAGAGTTGAGAAGCTTATTGAACAGCTTGGCTTATCA TCATCTAGGAACACCTACATAGGAGATGAAGGAACAAGAGGAGTCTCAGGCGGAGAACGCCGCAGAGTCTCAATCGGCGTAGACATAATCCATGGACCTTCACTCCTTTTCCTAGATGAACCAACTTCAGGACTAGACTCAACGAGTGCTCTTAGTGTGATTGAAAAAGTACATGACATAGCCAGAAATGGAAGCACAGTTATTCTCACAATCCACCAaccttcatcaagaatccaatcACTCCTTGACCATCTCATCATCCTTGCTAGAGGACAACTCATGTTTCAAGGATCATTCAAAGATGTAACTCTCCATTTGAACCGAATGGGACGAAAAGTTCCGAAAGGAGAGAATCCAATTGAGAATCTCATTGATGTGATACAAGAATATGATCAGAATGATGTTGTTGGCGTCGAGGTGCTAGCTGAGTTTGCACGTACCGGAATGAAACCGCCTCTTTTAAGTGATATGGAAGAAATAATTTCATTCACTAACTCTGTCGCGCCTTCGCCTTCTGTGCATAGAGGCTCTAGAAATGATGAAAAATCTCAAGACTTCTCTTATTCATCACAGATTAGTAGAAGGAGTTTGAATGATGAGTTTGATCATAGTCTTAGAAGTTCTTATAATAACACACCAATGTCTTGGAGTGCAAGTAATAGTGCAGCTTTCTTCAAATTCACACCCTCAAGACTTAAAAATGAGAACAAGGTGCAGAAACCTTCAAG CCAAGCTTCCCCTTCACCGGGCTACTACACATACTCAAGCGAAATCCTTCCGGCTACTCCAACACCACATAGCAGTGACTACACAGTGAATGAAAATGACTACCTCACACCGACAAACGGTTCGCCAGAACATCTAGGACCAAAGTTTGCGAATTCCTACATAGGAGAGACATGGATCCTAATGCGCCGCAACTTCATAAACATTCGTCGCACCCCCGAGCTTTTCCTATCAAGACTAATGGTCCTCACCTTCATGGGATTCATGATGGCCACAATGTTCCATAATCCAAAAGAAACCTTACAAGGAATCACAAACCGTctcagtttcttcatcttcacagtctgtctctttttcttctcttccaaTGACGCCGTCCCAGCATTCATCCAAGAGAGGTTCATTTTCATCCGCGAAACTTCGCACAATGCCTATAGAGCTTCTTCCTACACCATAGCTAGCTTAATCACCCACATGCCGTTTCTTGCGCTCCAAGCTTTAGCTTATGCAGCCATTGTTTGGTTTGCTTTACAACTCAGAGGCCCTTTTATATACTTCTTCCTTGTCCTCTTCATTTCTCTTCTTTCAACCAATTCGTTCGTCGTGTTTGTGAGTTCGGTAGTTCCAAACTATATCTTAGGCTATGCTGCAGTCATTGCCTTCACCGCATTGTTCTTCCTGTTCTGCGGATACTTCTTGAGCAGTGAGGATATGCCACTTTATTGGCGTTGGATGAACAAGATTTCGACTATGACGTACCCTTACGAAGGACTCTTGATGAATCAATATCAGACTAATGATACTTTTGGAACAAATGATGGTGTACCTGTCACTGGTTTTGATATATTGAATAGTCTTCATATTGGTACTGAGGAGTTTAAGAAGAGGAATAATGTGCTTATAATGTTAGGTTGGGCTGTGTTATATAGGATTTTATTTTACATTATTCTTCGTTTCGCATCGAAAAATCAAAGGTCCTAG
- the LOC131623233 gene encoding nodulation receptor kinase, with translation MMELQAISIIRLVAACVLCLCILIISGSSASEGFESIACCANSNYTDPKTNLNYTTDYRWYSDKSNCRQIPEILLSHRSNVNFRLFDIDEGKRCYNLATVKDQVYLIRGTFPFDSVNSSFYVSIGATELGEVTSSRLEDLEIEGVFRAIKDNIDFCLLKEDANPFISQIELRPLPEEYLHDFSTSVLKLISRNNLCGIEDDIRFPVDQNDRIWKATSTPSYAVPLSFNVSDVDLNGKVTPPRQVLQTALTHPDRLVFVHDGLETDDYEYSVLLYFLELNNTVKAGQRVFDIYLNSEIKKESFDVSEGGSKYSYITLNISANGSLNITLAKASGSKFGPLLNAYEILQARPWIDETDQTDVEVIQKMRKELLQQNQDNEALESWSGDPCMLFPWKGVACDGSNGSSVITKLDLSSSNLKGTIPSSVTEMTKLQILNLSHNHFDGYIPSFPSSSLLISVDLSYNDLTGQLPESIISLPHLNSLYFGCNQHMSDDDETKLNSSLISTDYGRCKAKNPKFGQVFMIGAITSGSILITLAVGILFFCRYRHKSITLEGFGGKTYPMATNIIFSLPSKDDFFIKSVSVKPFSLEYIELATEKYKTLIGEGGFGSVYRGTLDDGQEVAVKVRSATSTQGTREFDNELNLLSAIQHENLVPLLGYCNEYDQQILVYPFMSNGSLLDRLYGEPAKRKILDWPTRLSIALGAARGLAYLHTFPGRSVIHRDVKSSNILLDHSMCAKVADFGFSKYAPQEGDSYVSLEVRGTAGYLDPEYYKTQQLSEKSDVFSFGVVLLEIVSGREPLNIKRPRVEWSLVEWAKPYIRASKVDEIVDPGIKGGYHAEALWRVVEVALQCLEPYSTYRPCMVDIVRELEDALIIENNASEYMKSIDSLGGSNRYSIVMDKRALPSTTSTAESTITAQNVSHPQPR, from the exons ATGATGGAGCTACAAGCTATTTCGATAATAAGATTGGTTGCGGCGTGTGTTCTTTGTCTGTGTATATTAATCATATCAGGTTCTTCTGCAAGTGAAG GGTTTGAGAGCATAGCATGCTGTGCTAATTCAAATTACACAGATCCGAAAACCAATCTAAATTACACAACAGATTACAGGTGGTACTCGGACAAAAGTAATTGCAGACAAATACCAGAAATTTTGTTAAGCCACAGAAGCAATGTAAACTTTCGACTGTTTGATATAGATGAAGGAAAGAGGTGTTACAATTTGGCAACAGTTAAAGATCAAGTGTATCTGATAAGGGGGACGTTTCCATTTGATAGTGTAAATTCTTCGTTTTATGTTTCGATTGGGGCAACAGAACTAGGCGAAGTGACATCGTCTAGGCTCGAGGACTTGGAAATCGAGGGAGTTTTTAGAGCCATCAAAGACAATATAGACTTCTGCTTATTGAAGGAGGATGCCAATCCCTTCATTTCTCAAATTGAATTGAGACCATTACCTGAAGAATACCTGCATGATTTCTCTACCAGTGTTTTAAAACTGATAAGCAGAAATAATCTTTGTGGCATAGAAGACGACATCAG GTTCCCTGTTGACCAAAATGATAGAATCTGGAAAGCAACTTCAACTCCATCATATGCTGTTCCACTGTCTTTCAATGTCAGTGATGTTGACCTCAACGGCAAGGTGACACCTCCTCGACAAGTCCTACAAACAGCTCTTACTCACCCTGATCGATTGGTGTTCGTCCACGACGGCCTCGAGACCGATGATTATGAATACTCTGTGTTACTCTACTTTCTTGAACTAAATAACACTGTCAAAGCAGGACAAAGGGTGTTTGACATCTATCTAAACAGTGAGATTAAAAAGGAGAGTTTTGATGTATCGGAAGGAGGATCCAAGTACAGTTACATCACCTTGAACATTTCAGCAAATGGATCACTCAATATAACCTTAGCCAAGGCATCTGGATCTAAGTTTGGACCCCTTTTGAATGCTTATGAGATCCTGCAGGCGCGACCATGGATCGATGAGACCGACCAAACAGATG tggaagttattcagaagatgagAAAAGAACTGCTCCAGCAAAACCAAGACAATGAAGCATTGGAGAGTTGGAGTGGAGATCCTTGTATGCTTTTTCCCTGGAAAGGAGTAGCATGTGATGGTTCAAATGGTTCATCTGTCATCACAAAGCT GGATCTTTCCTCCAGTAACCTCAAAGGAACAATCCCTTCCAGTGTCACTGAGATGACCAAATTACAAATACT GAACCTGAGCCACAACCACTTCGATGGCTATATCCCCTCGTTTCCATCGTCTTCCTTGTTGATATCAGT AGATCTAAGCTACAATGACCTAACGGGACAGCTTCCAGAATCCATTATCTCACTGCCACATCTAAACTCACT ATATTTTGGCTGCAATCAACACATGAGCGACGATGATGAAACCAAATTGAACAGTTCACTAATCAGTACAGA TTATGGGAGATGCAAGGCAAAAAACCCCAAATTTGGACAAGTATTCATGATTGGAGCTATTACAAGTGGATCAATTTTGATTACTTTGGCTGTCGGAATTCTATTTTTTTGCCGTTATAGACACAAGTCAATTACTTTGGAAGGATTTGGTGGAAAGACCTACCCAATGGCAACAA ATATAATTTTCTCCTTGCCAAGCAAAGACGATTTCTTCATAAAGTCTGTATCAGTTAAACCGTTCTCTTTGGAGTATATAGAGTTGGCAACAGAGAAGTACAAAACTTTGATAGGTGAAGGAGGATTTGGCTCTGTTTACCGGGGCACTCTAGACGATGGTCAAGAAGTGGCAGTGAAAGTCCGGTCAGCCACATCAACTCAGGGAACCCGAGAATTTGACAATGAG CTAAACCTACTTTCAGCTATACAACATGAGAATCTGGTGCCTCTTCTTGGTTACTGTAATGAATATGATCAACAAATTCTTGTGTATCCTTTCATGTCTAATGGATCTTTGCTAGATAGACTATACG GGGAACCGGCAAAGAGAAAAATACTAGACTGGCCAACTAGACTCTCTATTGCTCTAGGAGCAGCTCGAG GTTTGGCATATCTTCACACATTTCCTGGACGGTCTGTAATACACAGGGACGTAAAATCGAGCAATATACTACTGGACCATAGCATGTGTGCTAAGGTCGCAGATTTTGGTTTCTCAAAATACGCTCCTCAGGAAGGAGACAGTTATGTTTCCCTTGAAGTAAGAGGAACTGCAGGGTATCTGGATCCTGA GTACTACAAAACCCAGCAATTATCTGAAAAGAGTGATGTTTTCAGTTTTGGCGTGGTTCTACTAGAAATTGTAAGTGGCCGGGAACCTCTCAACATAAAGAGACCACGAGTCGAGTGGAGCTTGGTTGAATGG GCTAAACCATACATAAGAGCATCAAAGGTGGATGAAATTGTAGATCCTGGCATCAAGGGAGGATATCATGCAGAGGCACTGTGGAGAGTGGTGGAAGTAGCACTGCAATGTCTTGAACCCTACTCAACATATAGGCCATGCATGGTTGATATTGTCCGCGAGTTGGAAGATGCTCTCATAATCGAAAACAATGCATCTGAATACATGAAATCAATAGACAGTCTCGGAGGATCCAACCGCTACTCAATTGTCATGGACAAAAGGGCGCTTCCCTCAACTACAAGTACGGCAGAATCAACCATCACAGCTCAAAACGTGTCACACCCTCAACCGAGATAG